TCGTAACTCTTGAGCTTGGGTCTTGGAGCAAGAGCCGGCGGGTGCCACCCTCGGGGCCACGCCTGCGGCGACCCGTCAATGAAGGGCCGCTCCGCGACCGTATATCTAATTCCCCTACGGGGCGGGTCGGGCTTCGAACGGAGGTTTCCGATTCGACATCCTGTCTCAGCGGAAACGGCCGGCCGTCCTGGCCGGCCCCCTTCGGGCTTTTTCCGTTCGAAGCCCTCGCCTGCGGCTACCGGCCCCGAGGGTGGCACCCGCCGGCTCTTTCGACGACTGAGGTTGGGTGTGGGAAAAGCTAAGAGCTGGGTTTCGCTTCGTGGCTGGGAACGCTGGCTTGCCTGCTTTGCATGGCATCGGTCGCCTTAGGTGTGTCGAGGGTTCGCGCACGTGCGTGCGCTCCTACCCCACCGGCAGACCATGCGTTGGGCATGCCACGACCTGCCCTACCCCTGGGGTAGGAGCGCACGATGTGCGCGAAAAGCCAACAAAGCGCTGACGCAGTAACCCCGAACGCTGCTTGCTCACCCACACTCGCTGCTCGCCCAACACCCCACCTCAGCTTGAGGAAGAGCCGGCGGGTAGCCCCCTCGGGGCCGGTAGCCGCAGGCGAGGGCTTCGAACGGACAAGGCCGCGTAGCGGGGCCGGCCAGGACGGCCGGCCATTTTCGCTGAGCCATGGATGGCGAATCGAAAATCCCCGTGCGAAGCCCGACCCGGGCCCGTAGGGCAAATAGATATACGGCCGCGGACGCGGCCCTTCATTGACGGGTCGCCGCAGGCGTGGCCCCGAGGGGGCTACCCGCCGGCTCTTGCTCGAACGCCCCAAGGCGCCAAGCCCCAACGCGATGCCAAAGGCGAGCCCTCCCAAAAAAGTCATCCAACGCCTTTAAACCTTCCCCCACCCAACAGCATCCTAGGCTGCGAACCCGCCCACCGGCCGGCCTGTCACGGAGTGCATTGCCATGATCGTCCTCACCTCGCTCGTTATCCTGTTCGCCGGCTTCTGGCTGGTCTTTGCGTTGGTCGGCGCCGTGCTGAAGCTGGTTTTCGGCGTCATCGGCGGCGTGTTCAGCGTGTTTGCCAGCCTGCTTGGCGCGGTGATCGGCGGTATCGCCATGCTGCTGGTGGCGCCCGTGGTCGCCCTGGCGCTGCTGCCGGTGCTGTTGCCCGTGGCCGTGCTGGCCCTGATCGTCTGGGCAATTGCGCGGGCTACCCGCCGCCAGCCCGACGTGGTGGTGATGCAGGCGCCCCGTTGAGGGCGCCTGCGCGGCACGCTTGTCTTAGAGGTTCTTCAGGTCGAACGTGATGGGGATGCGCGCCCACGCCTGCACGGTGTGGCCGTCGCGCTGGGCAGGCTGGAACCGCCACTTTGCCAGCACCTGGTCGCGTGCCGCCTTGTCCAGCACGCTGTGGCCGCTGCTGCTTTCGATCACCACGTCCAGCGGTTTTCCGGCTTCGTCCACCAGTACGCGCAGGGTGACCGTGCCCTGCATGCGGCCGCCGATGGCCATGCGCGGGTAGGCCGGCGCGGGCGCCGAGACATAGGCCAGCGTGGCCTCCACCGGTGCGCTGGGGACGTCGGCGGTGGCGGTCGGCGCCACGGTCGGTACCGCGGGCACCATCGGTGCGCTGCCCTCGTCGGTGGGCACCGCCGTCTGCACGGGTGGCGAGGTAATGGGCCGGGTCACGGTGGTGACGGTGCGGGGCGGTTTGACCGGGAGCGGCTTGAGGGCGACGGGCGGTGGCGCGGGAACGGGTTTGGGTTCGGCCATGTGTTCGATCAGTCGGATCGGTTCCTGGGCCACGGGGGCCGAGACCAGGTTGGCCACCATGGGACGCATGACGGCGACGAGTGCGGCGGCGTTGAGGGCGATCGCCGCGCTCATCGCGACGATGCGGACGGTATCCGGATGCACTCCGGCGAGGACGGACGGACGGGCGAACGACATGAGCCACCTCCTGCAACGTGGGGGAAGGTGAAGCGCGGTCGGGAAGACGGCCGGGCATGGCCGGCGGGGATCGTGTTCGGGTCCGGTTGCAGGTTAGGCAGGCTTTGGGAAAAGTTGCAAGAGGGCCGTCTGGACGGCCAAATCGGTCAGTGCTGACGCGTCAGCGCGTCGCCCTCAGTGAGCTACCAGCATCGGTACGTCCGATTGCATGAACAGGTAGCGGGTGGTGCCGCCCAGCACCATTTCCGAGAGGCGCGAACGACCCCAGGCGCCCATCACGATGAGGTCGGCGTTTTCCGCATGGGCGGTATCGAGCAGGGCGGGGCCCGGCGCGGAAGCCGCTCCGTCGCCGAGCGGGCGCACCTCGGCCTGTACGCCGTGCGTGTCCAGCCAGGTGCGGATGTCGGTATGCGGCAGGGCGCAGGTGCCCGGATCCTCGTCGCGGCTGCCGTCGATGACGGTGACGCGCGTGGCCTTGCGCAGCAGCGGCAGCGACGAGCGG
This DNA window, taken from Luteibacter sp. 9135, encodes the following:
- a CDS encoding energy transducer TonB, with translation MSFARPSVLAGVHPDTVRIVAMSAAIALNAAALVAVMRPMVANLVSAPVAQEPIRLIEHMAEPKPVPAPPPVALKPLPVKPPRTVTTVTRPITSPPVQTAVPTDEGSAPMVPAVPTVAPTATADVPSAPVEATLAYVSAPAPAYPRMAIGGRMQGTVTLRVLVDEAGKPLDVVIESSSGHSVLDKAARDQVLAKWRFQPAQRDGHTVQAWARIPITFDLKNL